One Gossypium hirsutum isolate 1008001.06 chromosome A11, Gossypium_hirsutum_v2.1, whole genome shotgun sequence genomic window carries:
- the LOC107959795 gene encoding uncharacterized protein → MSTRGIRRQGTRGRRRGRKGAQVESLSSGSMPNLDMSETPVSPTTENQLQNDSSPMELSSSGKLKGAVSLLRDEAYQWWLTIKEGTLPKCLTWESFKIAFQEKYVGISYMDVCRKEFLNLTQGDRAVAKNEDNLRVLIALKKERDFFTLAEKAKIVKQKPKKKARSDGLIRAGPPVAVTGLQQYVDCGRRHQGECYRRTGLQRLAQQPPRDRGQARGGNNMGHRQRSPDRGAGQTEAKQPTLVYVARLSVESTFSKVMVLSSLGQFVLVSKLYRDIPLEVQGTIFLTDLMELTFGKFYLILGMDWLVKHRISLDCMTKRVVLRNEEDNEVVVIGEHRDYLSNVISALMEEKLVRKRSEAYLAYVSVSISRDFTIKDIRTVRDFPNVFPEELLGLLPNWEWSLGLSFSLIDLRSRYNQLRVKEADMHKTIFRTRYGHYEFLVMLFGLTNALATFMDLMNRVFQPYLDLFVLVFINDILVYSRTEDEYDEHLRVVLQTLREKAALC, encoded by the exons ATGAGCACACGAGGTATCCGTAGACAGGGTACTAGAGGCCGTAGAAGAGGTCGTAAAGGGGCTCAAGTTGAGTCCTTATCATCTGGCAGCATGCCTAATTTGGACATGAGTGAGACGCCAGTGTCGCCTACTACTGAGAATCAATTACAGAACGACTCTAGTCCAATGGAGCTGAGCTCTTCAGGG aaattaaagggtgcagtctcGTTGTTAcgtgatgaggcttatcagtggtggcttactatTAAGGAGGGCACTTTGCCCAAATGTCTGACCTGGGAGTCCTTTAAGATTGCCTTCCAAGAGAAATATGTTGGCATAAGCTACATGGATGTCTGTAGGAAGGAGTTTCTGAACCTTACTCAGGGAGATCGAGCTGTAGCTAAGAATGAG gaTAACttgagggttctgatagctctgAAAAAGGAGCGAGATTTTTTTACTTTAGCCGAGAAGGCAAAGATCGTCAAGCAG aagcctaagaaaaaggctagatCTGATGGGCTGATTAGAGCTGGGCCCCCTGTTGCTGTTACTGGACTGCAACAATATGTTGATTGTGGTAGACGGCATCAGGGCGAGTGTTATAGGAGGACTGGG CTACAAAGGCTAGCACAGCAGCCGCCGAGAGACcgtggtcaggctaggggtggtaataaTATGGGCCACAGACAGAGATCACCTGACAGAGGTGCTGGACAGACTGAGGCGAAGCAGCCAACTCTTGTTTATGTTGCAC GATTATCGGTTGAGAGTACTTTCAGTAAGGTTATGGTATTAAGCTCGTTGGGGCAATTTGTTTTGGTTAGCAAACTGTATAGAGACATTCCATTAGAAGTTCAAGGGACGATTTTTCTGACTGACTTAATGGAACTTACGTTTGGAAAGTTTTAcctgattctgggtatggactggttggtcaagcatcgTATCAGTTTAGACTGTATGACTAAGAGGGTCGTCTTGAGAAATGAAGAGGATAACGAGGTAGTTGTGATTGGAGAGCATCGGGATTATCTgtcgaatgtgatttctgcactaatGGAGGAGAAACTGGTTCGCAAGAGaagtgaggcgtacttggcctatgtaagtgtttcCATTTCTAGAGACTTTACTATAAAGGATATCCGCACTGTAAGAGATTTTCCAAACGTCTTTCCTGAGGAGCTACTGGGTTTACTTCCTAATTGGGAGTGGAGTTTGGGATTAAGCTTTTCCCTG attgatcttcgGTCTAGGTACaatcaattgagggttaaggaggctgatatGCATAAAACGatatttaggactcgttatggtcactacgagttcctggTGATGCtatttggattgactaatgcactggcaactttcatggatctaatgaaccgaGTGTTTCAGCCCTACTTGGATCTGTTTGTACTGGTGTTTAttaatgacatattggtttattcgagaaCTGAGGATGAGTATGACGAGCACCTTAGAGTTGTTCTTCAGACCTTGAGGGAAAAagcagctctatgctaa